AGGCTAAAacaatttttcttaattttgatCTTGTATTTGTTCCTGGTATTAAACATTATGATTTTCCTTGTCACCTTCTCATTTATCATGCTAAAACATCTAGCTTGAAGCATCTGCACTTAGTATCATGTACTTTTACACCTTCTCTTGATCATGCCAAAAGATTAATTTCTTTGAGAACTCTTTACATTGGTTATGTACCTTTAAGTCCATGCCATCTAGACACTATAATGTCTACTTGCTTGAACCTGGAGTGCTTAACACTGAATAGTTGTTATCTGCCTGGGAGTCTTCGAATATTTGGTCCATCCAGTGGATTGGAATCTTTCAAGATTTCATGTAATGACTTCCTGAACCTTGAGCTTAATTCTCTTAAAAAGTTGAACTTCTTTGAGTTTGCTGGTATCGCAGAGGCATTAACATTTACTGGCCTTCCAACATTGAGAAAGGCATATTTCATgttcttaaataaatatataagcgGCGCTCGATATATGTATAAGAAACTTGCAAAAGATCTTCCCCAGCTAGAAATTCTATCAGTAGTTCTTTATCCTTTTGAGGTACGTGGAGAAAGttcacaaaataaattttatattataattaaatacaaataatttatattgataTCCTTTCCCGCCAACTATGAAATTTGGTATTGTAGGGTCTGCCAGTAAGTGACAGTGCGAGTCCACTCAGGAATGTGAAAGAACTGGTACTATATAATTACGTATGGAATTATGACCTTTTTGGAATCGTACCTCTAATTGATGTAGCTCCTGCTCTGCAAAAATTGTATCTCACTCTAAGTATTTTCTacgtttgttttaattttataaaaggaTATGTATTTATAGGTTGATTTGTTTATGGCAGTTGCACTTTAGCACCTGTGATCAATTTAATAGAGCGAAAGTGGGGAGTAAACAACCACATTTACAACTCAAAGAGCTTGAGATAAGTGGATGTATTGGTAGATCATGTGAGATGGAGTTTTTTACTTATTTACTTGATAATTGCGTCGCACTCAAGGTGATGACTGTTAGAGGAGACAGAAAGAAGTATCTTGGAGATGGTAGGTGGATGAATGACGGAATACCTCGTGTAGGTAGCAAGCTAAATCTTGAGGTGCTTCGTGATATGCTTCTGCAGCAAAGGGTTAACTCGTGTATAGAAATAATTCACACCAACATGCTAGTTATGAAATTGGAATAGAAGCCAATAACGCTAATGTTGCATTATTTCTGAACTcggataatatattatttaatttcctgATTTTGtgattagtaatttttttacatatatttaaCTGTCAAAGAATTAGTACCTTTAAATCCAATTTTATACAAGTTTGATAATGACATTTGTCAATTTCTAAATTACAATTTTAGTTCAAAATGTTTGATTAACTAATCTAAAATATTATaagggtatatatatatatatacattgcctgagaatataaaaaatatatggcCTAAAAATTATTCCTATCGCCATTCTATTCCAACCAAAAGAAGTTGATCAAAGAGGTGCAACTTTGGCATACACATGGAACCAAGCATATTAACAAAACTACTCATCCCTTCTTTAGTAATTGCTTGATTAAGTTAGTATTCTTGGATGCAGGTGTGTgctctgtgtgtgtgtgagagagagagagagcaaaaGCTGAAGtacaattattataaaaattgcaCTTGAGTTTAAAATTGTCCAGTTAAACCAGGAATTAATGCCAATAAGGTCTCAACAATGACCAGAAAATGAAACAACAATTTTCTTGTCAGCTTCACTCAAGGTTTCTCATTGCCAACATGATGAAAGCTATCGAAAAGCTGTTCAGAAATCTGATCCTTGTTCACTTTCCTTCAGGCTCCTTCTCAATGAACGTCTTCTTAATCCAATCAAATGGCTGAAGAAAGACACAAAATTTTTCAGATTGAAAAAATCATGAACATCATATGAATGTGACCGGcacaaataaaaaaagttaaaaatgacAAAATGCAATAAGAATTACCGCTAAGTATGTAGGTAAGGATGATTTAGAGCGCATGAAGCAGTTATTCTCCTGGCAGGATCATATGTAAGAAGCCTCTGGAGTAAATCCATTCCGGAGTCACTGAGTTCGTTTCGACTTTTTCTTCGGAAGTATTCTGAAAAATCCTGctggaaaataataaattctaggAAATCATAGAGAAACTAggactctgataccactctataacgatccgaaaatcagactgctaccggcgctagggttcaaatcgacttaaggttgccaaaacccgtagtaagcctactatacatcctattacacctgataaaattccatacatgatcacacgaaaacataaacataagcattccatgaaccaaggctcgacctgtgcatgtatcaaaattgaaaacataaaactcatactagaaatctcatcaaatgctccagtatggtaaaTATCATatgcctcaagcttagttcaaaTATAAACTCATACTtcaaacttttacataaaaatcatgtaaacagggattacaaggacaAAAACTAGGGCAAGCACGATTCTAAAACCATAAAGCAATAtatgtccacatctatactgTTACAAAAGGttataccagcaactcagccgcctttcccgagctaactctgatccaacaaacctggggttaggggaaagggataagttaCAAGAACCTAgtaagcagaacataaaaacagttcaataaacatatgatcgaatgaaatgcgttacaacacaaacaattcacatcaagatggaattatcaccagtaaccctctataaattccaatagtgcccggcacacgacgggtgctcctcaggacttcttcttaaacatatcataatataTCCATTATatcaagggcgtagaatgggcaaccctggtcttttccttacatagtgccaggggcgtagaatgggcaagtccTGGTAtttccatatccgtcataacatatcatactcgagggctagtaggtcatccaacatccatccacaacaatagtaaattatgcaatgcatcatattcgtgaattctaatgcaaacaacctaatacatatacatggcattcgtgatgcatgagcatacttaaaaagtttaattattttaagaggaataaatcagtttagttctactcacctctggttgacgctcgcctaaaactgacgcagttatctcactgcagacctctacggtctcccaagttcgatcctacacagatagacttaaatgagggaccaaacataacttttacaagactctaaacaactctccaagaaccccctaaaacataccaaaacatgcatataaaacaagcagGGGGAGGCTGGGCAGGGGATTTTCGGCtgcagattcggcggccaaaggtctcTCACAAATTCGAAAGTCAgtaactttcgggggtaggttcggcggcctaaacctcttcacagatccgaaagtcagtaactttcgggggtagtttaggcggccaaaaggttgCCTCTACCTGCAGGTTCAGTggtcgaaccttgcttcggtggccgaacctggattctccagcaaggcagaacccgattctgccctttACTCACAGCAACCCAAAAGCTCCCTTTCTCACATCCAACATCCCAGAAACAAGAGAATATACTCAACAAGTGTAAGGGCATCTAGAACTAGCCTAAACCTCATCAAGCAACAACCACCACAACACAAGAATACTCCCAAGCTCAAAAACAGAACTTTAAACCCAAAATATAGAAGAAGGAAAAACTccaacctttgcatgatttcaaaAACAGCGATTCAGGATTGACATCGAGTCCTAAACAGGGGTTTTCAAAGAAGCCAAACTTACCTTTTTCTTTTGGAGAATCACCAACAAAACAATCAAGAGGAGGTTTTTGGGAAAGTTGGAGTGGATGAACTTTAGAAGATCCGAGAACTAGAGCTTGGAAACACaacacaaatcttcaaaaaaacAAAGGAGAATTCGTGAGGAACCACACATTTTAAAGAAGCATTGAGGAAAAAGGGTCATACAACTCACCTCTGCTCGAAAATGGGGAAAGAAACCTTTACATTTTCTGGCAGatagccttttataggtggctgaggaagccacgttcggcggcagaacttgaagattcggcggccgaaccttgggattcctcaaaactcttttctcttttcttttaatatGATTCCAAACAATAAAAaccaaaattcattttatgaaaaccctattttacccttctaaacatTCCGGCTTCGAGATTCTGAATTTCGATGGAGATTTCCGTTGGAAAGTGGAAATTTCGACGCTGGagattagccgggtattataatttatatttatatacttagactgtttttatgtatataacCTGTGAGCTCTACCGGGTTGTCAAGTCGTTAATCTTGCCTTATGCGTATTGTGTCTTTCCTGTTATGttatttctcctttttattGAATGTCTTGGTACTTTTTACTTTCTATTTTCTTGAAACCTTTATTTGAACTAAAGTTCGATTTTCTTACAGCTCTTTATTTCAGCTCATACTGTTCTTTAGCTAGctgagttttttaattttttcttcgtGTACTTATTTATGGAGCTTAATAATAAAGcttatttttatcttaattttgcCTTGGTTTTGTTTGCTTGGGGGCTTTAAGGACACTAGGCTCGTTTTTGAGGTTGACATGGTATTTTAGCTCGTGAGCCTTGAATTAGCTTTTCTATAGGCAACATTGTTTCGTGAAGTGAGCATTAGGATACCTCAGGTTAatttaattacatttttttttacgCTGAGCCTTTTCGTGAGATCGGAATCTCATTTTCCAATGGTCCGAGCCCTTTAACTAGGTCAGAGCTAAGCTTTCTGCTGCTATTACTGCAATCTATCCCCCTGGTGAGATCGGAttcgagtttttcacttgtATTCCTGTGGTCTGAACCTTCGTATGTGGTCGAAGCTAGATTCTTGCTTGTTATTTTTGTGCAATCTGAGCtctttttgtgaggtcggagccaggtttttatttattatttctatgTGATCCGAGCTCTTTTTGTAAGATCAGAGCTAGGTTTTTGTCTGTTTACTGAGCCTTATTCGTGTCGAGGTCCTTTCTTAGGTCGGCTGCACATTTTCCAATTTTTCTCCCTTGGGCTTATAGCTTTTGTTGATGTTGGGCCTTCATTATTGGCCTTTGTTCCCctgccggttttgtggtgccggtggTCATGTTCTGagatcggtcacctacctcactggggTCTTTTTCTCCTCAGTCGATTTTGTGGTACCGACAGTCATGTTCCGAGATCGGTCACTTACCTCACTAAAGGCTTCGTCTCCCCAGCTAGTTTTGTGATGCCGGCGGTCATGTtctgagaccggtcacctacctcactggagTTTTCTCCTCCTCAgttggttttgtggtgctggcagTCATGTTTTGAGACTGATCACTACCTCACTGAGGGTTTCGTCTCCCCAACCGATTTTATGATGTCGACAATCATGTTCCGAGATCAGTTACCTACCTCACTGGGGTCTTCTTCTCCTCAGTCGGTTTTGTGATACCGGTGATCATATTTCAAGACCGATCACCTACCTTACTGGGGTCCTCTATACCTGCTCAGAGATACTAATAGGAAGAGAAAGATGGCAATTTTATTCATgcttctaaaaaataataaattacataaCATGCCTTTATGGGAAATACCTCTTCAGATGTTGGATGTTCCATGCGTGAGGCTCTAAATTTCCTTGCAGGTCTTTGATTCTGTACACCCCAAGTTTGATTACTTTGGTGATTCTGAAGGGGCCTTCCCAGATTGGCACTAGCTTTCCCACGGCTACCCTCTTTCCCATTGCTTCCAATTTCCTCAAAGCCAGGTCTCCAACCTTCAGGTTCCTCTCTCGGACTTTTTGGTTGTTATATCGGGCTGTCTTCTGTTGATAAGCAGTTGTTCTTATTTGGGCCTCGTCTCTGATCTCTTCTAAGGCATCCAGATTGCTCCTCAACTTCTCCCCATTGGTgcttttattattgaattggACTCGGTGagtaggtgtaatacccggctagactccggtatcggaattcctaccgtccggtggaatttgggtgtcggaaacctctagaagggtaaaagcatgtttttataaaatgttttcatgtattttaatgttttaagtatgattttaaataagtttttgcatgaaaattctttaaggaaaaactcaggttcggccgccgaaactcactttcggccgccgaacatgcatggactttgggaggcacgttaggcccccgaaagtctaagtgagggaagtgcaggttcggccgccgaaccttatgttcggccgccgaacattgcatggatgcggaggcacattcggcccccgaacgtggcctggccagccactataaaagggtccccttggtccgcacgggcgagctttttctctcccattgtcggccaaggtgagtctccaccgttcctccctcgatcttgagtgtttcctctagatctttcatggttttaacaagttttcatcttgctttgaagtttttaagcttttgaatc
This region of Manihot esculenta cultivar AM560-2 chromosome 10, M.esculenta_v8, whole genome shotgun sequence genomic DNA includes:
- the LOC110624389 gene encoding F-box/FBD/LRR-repeat protein At1g13570 isoform X2; its protein translation is MRDAVKTGLLSRRWRFLFSFTPQLKFDTLSVFGKNPDLQNKSKFLMAVNQFLRCYTGPKIDTFQLTYRLGDESASHIDGWINFASQSEAKTIFLNFDLVFVPGIKHYDFPCHLLIYHAKTSSLKHLHLVSCTFTPSLDHAKRLISLRTLYIGYVPLSPCHLDTIMSTCLNLECLTLNSCYLPGSLRIFGPSSGLESFKISCNDFLNLELNSLKKLNFFEFAGIAEALTFTGLPTLRKAYFMFLNKYISGARYMYKKLAKDLPQLEILSVVLYPFEGLPVSDSASPLRNVKELLHFSTCDQFNRAKVGSKQPHLQLKELEISGCIGRSCEMEFFTYLLDNCVALKVMTVRGDRKKYLGDGRWMNDGIPRVGSKLNLEVLRDMLLQQRVNSCIEIIHTNMLVMKLE
- the LOC110624389 gene encoding putative F-box protein At1g49610 isoform X1; this encodes MRDAVKTGLLSRRWRFLFSFTPQLKFDTLSVFGKNPDLQNKSKFLMAVNQFLRCYTGPKIDTFQLTYRLGDESASHIDGWINFASQSEAKTIFLNFDLVFVPGIKHYDFPCHLLIYHAKTSSLKHLHLVSCTFTPSLDHAKRLISLRTLYIGYVPLSPCHLDTIMSTCLNLECLTLNSCYLPGSLRIFGPSSGLESFKISCNDFLNLELNSLKKLNFFEFAGIAEALTFTGLPTLRKAYFMFLNKYISGARYMYKKLAKDLPQLEILSVVLYPFEGLPVSDSASPLRNVKELVLYNYVWNYDLFGIVPLIDVAPALQKLYLTLHFSTCDQFNRAKVGSKQPHLQLKELEISGCIGRSCEMEFFTYLLDNCVALKVMTVRGDRKKYLGDGRWMNDGIPRVGSKLNLEVLRDMLLQQRVNSCIEIIHTNMLVMKLE